In one window of Niallia sp. Man26 DNA:
- a CDS encoding aminopeptidase P family protein, which yields MKFGYKYENVTLKEIERPLSDFNNNTVVLSDETINQRKNRLLNKMKEHNIDTAIIYADREHGANFEYLTGFIPRFEEALLVISQDGEAYLLLGNENLKMAKFSRLKAEAIHVPHFSLPNQPMENSMNFADILKTANINEQSTIGLVGWKLFTSKYDDNKQLFDIPYYIVDSLKQIVGDSDNIINCAELFIGQEGVRIVNNADEISYYEYGASLSSDCVLKAMDEIELGKTDMELASYLSVYGQPHNVTNIFATGERFTNAVLYPQNKKVHLGDKFSITTGYKGGLTSRAGYIVADQAELPETVGDYLEKVAKPYYTAVVAWLENIKIGLSGEDMYNCIQNVLPKEQFNWSLNPGHLVADEEWMSSPIYPESTAKIRSGMLFQVDIIPSVQGYGGASAETGIALADEELRKEIQENYPQLWDRFEKRREYIKNVLNINLHPEVLPLSNTVGYYRPFALAKDKALIYKN from the coding sequence ATGAAGTTTGGCTATAAGTATGAAAATGTTACTTTAAAAGAGATAGAAAGACCGTTAAGTGATTTTAATAATAATACTGTTGTTCTTTCAGATGAAACGATAAATCAACGTAAAAATAGGCTTTTAAATAAAATGAAAGAACATAATATTGATACGGCGATTATATATGCTGACCGTGAACATGGTGCGAATTTTGAATATCTCACAGGTTTTATACCGAGATTTGAAGAAGCCTTGCTAGTTATAAGTCAAGATGGAGAAGCTTACTTATTATTAGGGAACGAAAATCTTAAGATGGCAAAATTTTCACGATTAAAGGCAGAAGCAATTCATGTTCCTCACTTCTCCCTTCCAAATCAACCGATGGAAAACAGCATGAATTTTGCAGATATTCTTAAAACTGCCAATATAAACGAGCAATCAACGATTGGGCTTGTAGGCTGGAAACTGTTTACTAGCAAGTATGATGATAATAAACAGTTATTTGATATTCCTTATTATATTGTGGATTCGTTAAAACAAATTGTTGGCGATAGTGACAATATTATTAACTGTGCAGAACTTTTTATTGGGCAAGAGGGAGTTCGAATAGTAAATAATGCTGATGAAATATCTTATTATGAATATGGTGCCAGTTTATCATCAGATTGTGTATTAAAAGCAATGGATGAAATAGAGCTGGGTAAAACAGATATGGAGCTTGCTAGTTATTTATCTGTTTATGGCCAACCGCATAATGTAACGAATATTTTTGCAACAGGAGAACGATTCACAAATGCTGTTCTTTATCCGCAAAATAAAAAAGTTCACCTAGGAGATAAGTTTTCCATTACTACAGGATATAAGGGTGGTCTAACAAGTAGAGCAGGTTATATTGTAGCTGATCAAGCAGAACTACCGGAAACTGTAGGAGACTATTTAGAGAAAGTGGCAAAACCCTATTATACAGCTGTTGTAGCTTGGTTAGAAAATATCAAAATTGGTTTAAGCGGGGAAGATATGTATAACTGCATTCAAAATGTCCTGCCTAAGGAACAATTTAATTGGTCATTAAACCCAGGCCATTTAGTAGCGGATGAGGAATGGATGAGCTCCCCAATATACCCAGAATCAACAGCGAAAATACGAAGTGGTATGCTGTTTCAAGTAGATATTATTCCGTCTGTTCAAGGCTATGGTGGTGCTAGTGCGGAAACAGGAATTGCGCTGGCAGACGAAGAGTTAAGAAAAGAAATACAGGAGAACTATCCGCAATTATGGGATCGGTTTGAAAAACGAAGAGAATATATAAAAAATGTACTAAATATAAATTTACATCCTGAAGTTTTGCCTTTATCAAACACGGTAGGCTATTATCGACCATTTGCTTTAGCTAAAGACAAAGCATTAATTTATAAAAATTAA
- a CDS encoding MEDS domain-containing protein has protein sequence MEKRDVKVINQLNDLTEGHVLYFFEDINAYINNIIDFVISGLDHNQYSLIIENDRIVPSIEKKLAVLLNESQISKVKFINNYDFYFANGDFACNSIFDYLPRLYKGYNEQEFRVRSWAHIEWGDISYIHNKLTESEKEAEIIVSRKGILSVCAYDSDRMSEELKTNLQCHHNFLIRN, from the coding sequence TTGGAGAAGCGGGATGTCAAAGTTATCAATCAACTCAATGACCTTACAGAAGGTCATGTATTATATTTCTTCGAAGATATAAATGCTTATATAAATAATATTATTGATTTTGTTATCTCTGGATTGGATCATAACCAATATTCCTTAATCATTGAGAATGATCGGATTGTTCCATCGATAGAAAAAAAACTTGCTGTGCTATTGAATGAAAGTCAAATTAGCAAAGTTAAATTCATCAATAATTATGACTTCTACTTTGCAAACGGAGATTTTGCATGCAATTCTATTTTTGATTATCTTCCTAGACTTTATAAGGGTTATAATGAACAAGAATTTCGTGTACGTAGCTGGGCCCATATAGAATGGGGAGATATTAGTTATATACATAACAAATTAACAGAGTCTGAAAAGGAAGCTGAAATAATAGTCAGTAGAAAGGGAATTCTGTCTGTTTGTGCCTATGATTCAGATAGAATGAGCGAGGAGCTTAAAACAAACCTTCAATGTCACCATAACTTTCTTATAAGGAATTAG